Proteins encoded in a region of the Triticum dicoccoides isolate Atlit2015 ecotype Zavitan chromosome 3A, WEW_v2.0, whole genome shotgun sequence genome:
- the LOC119266557 gene encoding general transcription factor IIE subunit 2-like, which yields MALNESLARFRLLQEKNQAALSAIAAIRTSSSSSSSTKPSQRQAAPTPRPAAKPSPSPPAPMPAAVVRFSDDTARLRKINEVRTSTVGHQMKSVIDLLDKTREALTTHQINQRTYVDIDGNRTLAESLRNNPKVRFDGRRYSYKPTHDVKAKGELLSLIRSFPDGLPASEVDDAYPAVLEDLQALKSSGDVYLLPGEVGIIAYPNDDPRSRMEVDGELKKLFHDIKLPREMLDIEKELRKIGERSATDTVKRRAAEQLHGRQPKPKKAKKKSRGITSRTKLTNVHLPWLMDLPVDSKDII from the coding sequence ATGGCGCTGAACGAGAGCCTCGCCAGGTTCCGGCTGCTGCAGGAGAAGAACCAGGCGGCTCTGTCCGCCATCGCCGCAATCAggacctcatcatcatcatcatcgtccacTAAGCCGTCCCAGCGGCAGGCCGCTCCAACTCCACGGCCGGCGGCTAAACCATCCCCGTCCCCGCCCGCGCCCATGCCTGCCGCCGTCGTCAGGTTCTCCGATGACACGGCGCGGCTACGGAAGATCAACGAGGTGAGGACGTCCACCGTCGGGCACCAGATGAAAAGCGTGATCGACCTGCTCGACAAGACGAGGGAAGCTCTTACGACGCATCAGATCAACCAACGGACCTACGTCGACATCGACGGCAACCGGACCCTCGCCGAGAGCCTGAGGAACAACCCCAAAGTGCGCTTCGACGGGCGGCGCTACTCCTACAAGCCCACACACGACGTCAAGGCCAAAGGCGAGCTGCTCTCGCTCATCAGAAGCTTCCCCGACGGCCTCCCGGCGTCCGAGGTGGATGACGCCTATCCAGCCGTCTTGGAAGATCTGCAGGCCCTCAAATCCTCGGGCGACGTCTATCTGCTGCCGGGGGAGGTAGGCATCATCGCGTACCCGAACGACGACCCGAGGTCGAGGatggaggtggacggcgagctcaaGAAGCTGTTCCACGACATCAAGCTCCCGCGGGAGATGCTCGACATCGAGAAGGAGCTTCGGAAGATCGGCGAGAGGTCGGCCACCGACACTGTGAAGCGGCGCGCGGCGGAGCAGCTCCATGGCCGGCAGCCGAAgcccaagaaggccaagaagaagtcgCGCGGGATCACCAGCAGGACCAAGCTCACCAACGTTCATCTCCCGTGGCTCATGGACCTGCCTGTCGACTCGAAAGATATCATCTAA